One window from the genome of Gavia stellata isolate bGavSte3 chromosome 10, bGavSte3.hap2, whole genome shotgun sequence encodes:
- the CDKN2C gene encoding cyclin-dependent kinase 4 inhibitor C encodes MAEPSGNELASAAAKGDLVQLTNLLQKNVNVNAQNGFGRTALQVMKLGNPEIARRLLMNGANPNLKDSTGFAVIHDVAREGFLDTLQTLLEFKADVNIEDEEGNLPLHLAAREGHVRVVELLLERAECKVGHQNKRGATAYDLAKLYKRSAVVKLLEDSSFFSADMD; translated from the exons ATGGCCGAGCCTTCTGGGAACGAGCTGGCGTCCGCGGCTGCCAAGGGGGACCTAGTGCAACTTACTAATTTGTTGCAAAAGAATGTAAACGTCAATGCACAAAATGGATTTGGGAGGACTGCGCTGCAG gtGATGAAACTGGGGAACCCCGAAATTGCCAGGAGGTTGCTCATGAACGGTGCAAACCCCAATCTGAAAGACAGTACTGGCTTCGCTGTCATTCATGATGTAGCCAGAGAGGGTTTTCTGGACACTTTGCAGACTCTGCTGGAGTTTAAAGCTGATGTTAACATTGAGGATGAGGAGGGCAACCTGCCCTTGCACTTGGCGGCCCGGGAGGGGCACGTGCGGGTGGTGGAGCTCCTGCTGGAGCGCGCGGAGTGCAAGGTGGGCCACCAGAACAAGCGGGGGGCCACCGCCTACGACCTGGCCAAGCTCTACAAGAGGTCCGCCGTGGTGAAGCTCTTGGAGGACAGCAGCTTCTTCTCTGCAGACATGGATTAA